One Sphingobium sp. Z007 genomic region harbors:
- a CDS encoding Lrp/AsnC family transcriptional regulator, with amino-acid sequence MKQDGQLDAVDRKILSALQDDAGISHQDLAERVGASSASCWRRIKALEAAGVLTRTVRLVDPAQVGRGVNVLCNIRMRSHAREARAAFEHFVDGRPEIVECFSMSGEWDYLIRVVVADVEDYNRFLMQTLLGHASVAGAASHFALSMTKYTTAIPL; translated from the coding sequence ATGAAACAGGATGGTCAACTTGACGCGGTGGATCGCAAAATCCTCTCCGCCTTGCAGGACGATGCCGGGATCAGCCACCAGGACCTGGCCGAACGGGTCGGCGCGTCCAGCGCATCCTGCTGGCGACGGATCAAGGCGCTGGAAGCCGCGGGCGTCCTTACCCGGACGGTGCGGCTGGTGGACCCGGCGCAGGTCGGGCGCGGGGTCAATGTCCTGTGCAACATCCGTATGCGCAGCCATGCCCGCGAAGCGCGCGCCGCCTTCGAACATTTCGTCGATGGGCGGCCGGAAATCGTGGAATGTTTTTCGATGTCGGGGGAGTGGGACTATCTGATCCGGGTGGTCGTGGCCGATGTGGAGGATTATAACCGCTTCCTGATGCAGACCCTGCTGGGCCATGCGTCGGTCGCCGGCGCGGCGTCGCATTTCGCGTTGTCGATGACGAAATATACGACGGCCATCCCGTTATAG
- the phhA gene encoding phenylalanine 4-monooxygenase → MANIDLLAPDGAAADWTIPQDWASYTRQDHAMWDRLFARQTQMLPGRAVHEFLEGLDFLRMTKPGIPDFAELSDRLMKRTGWQVIAVPGLVPDKVFFDHLANRRFVAGRFIRQPDQIDYLQEPDVFHDVFGHVPLLANPVFADYMQAYGQGGLRADALGSIERLARLYWYTVEFGLIRHDDGLKLYGAGIVSSHGESEFALDDPSPNRLGFDLQRLMRTRYRIDDYQQSYFVIDSFEQLLRMTAETDFAPLYAQLDGLPDIDTDTILATDRVFHRGTQDYANSKKEEDDA, encoded by the coding sequence ATGGCGAACATCGACCTTCTTGCGCCCGATGGCGCAGCAGCGGACTGGACCATCCCGCAGGACTGGGCGTCCTATACGCGCCAAGACCATGCGATGTGGGATCGCCTGTTCGCGCGCCAGACGCAGATGCTGCCTGGCCGCGCCGTGCACGAATTTCTAGAAGGGCTGGATTTCTTGCGGATGACGAAGCCGGGCATCCCCGACTTTGCCGAACTGTCCGACCGATTGATGAAACGCACGGGTTGGCAGGTCATCGCCGTGCCCGGACTGGTGCCGGACAAGGTGTTTTTCGATCATCTCGCCAATCGCCGCTTCGTCGCCGGTCGCTTCATCCGCCAGCCCGACCAGATCGACTATCTCCAGGAACCGGACGTTTTCCACGACGTGTTCGGCCATGTGCCCCTGCTCGCCAACCCCGTCTTCGCCGATTATATGCAGGCCTATGGCCAGGGCGGTCTGCGCGCCGATGCGCTGGGGTCGATCGAACGGCTGGCGCGGCTTTACTGGTACACCGTCGAATTCGGCCTGATCCGCCACGATGACGGCCTCAAACTCTATGGCGCGGGGATTGTGTCATCGCATGGCGAGTCGGAATTCGCCCTGGACGATCCGTCGCCCAATCGCCTGGGTTTCGACCTCCAGCGATTGATGCGGACCCGCTATCGCATCGACGATTATCAGCAAAGCTATTTCGTCATCGACAGTTTCGAACAGCTTTTGCGCATGACCGCCGAAACCGACTTCGCGCCGCTCTACGCGCAGCTCGACGGCCTGCCCGATATCGACACCGACACCATCCTGGCGACCGACCGCGTCTTCCATCGCGGCACGCAGGATTATGCCAACAGTAAAAAGGAAGAGGACGACGCATGA
- a CDS encoding MFS transporter, with protein sequence MTATRIDDRPPTRYRWVVVALLFAATAINYVDRQMIGVLKPTLSAEMGWSETDYANIVFWFQAAYAVGYLGFGRIVDMVGARFGYAIAVVIWTIAHMAHGGVHSVTQFAMARFGLGVGESGNFPAGIKAVTEWFPQKERAFAIGLFNAGANIGAIVTPLLVPWLTVAYGWRVAFYATGLFGIVWLIAWLTFYRRPDDHPRISAQELAYIRQDAADPVEPIGWSRLLTIRETWAYAIGKFCIDPIWWFFLFWLPGYLGTRYGLDLLSFGPPLVAIYLLSDLGSVAGGWMSGRLMKAGKSVNAARKLTMLLCACAVLPVFFAQSIDNLWLAVLVIGVATAAHQAFSANLYTLPSDLFPRGAVGSVVGIGGTLGAVGGMAMAKYAGYVLDGIGSYTPLFAVAGSAYFIALAAVHLLSPRLVRVSIASTE encoded by the coding sequence ATGACCGCCACGCGCATCGACGATCGCCCGCCTACCCGCTATCGCTGGGTCGTCGTGGCGCTGCTCTTCGCGGCGACCGCGATCAACTATGTCGATCGCCAGATGATCGGCGTGCTCAAGCCGACCCTGTCGGCCGAAATGGGCTGGTCGGAAACCGACTATGCCAATATCGTCTTTTGGTTCCAGGCCGCTTATGCGGTCGGCTATCTGGGCTTTGGCCGAATCGTGGATATGGTGGGCGCGCGCTTTGGCTATGCCATCGCGGTCGTCATCTGGACCATCGCCCATATGGCGCATGGTGGCGTGCATAGCGTCACGCAGTTCGCCATGGCCCGGTTCGGCCTGGGCGTGGGCGAATCCGGCAATTTCCCCGCGGGCATCAAGGCCGTCACAGAATGGTTCCCGCAAAAGGAACGCGCCTTCGCCATCGGCCTGTTCAACGCCGGCGCCAATATCGGCGCGATCGTGACGCCGCTGCTGGTGCCATGGCTGACCGTTGCCTATGGCTGGCGCGTCGCCTTTTACGCCACCGGCCTTTTCGGGATTGTCTGGCTGATCGCTTGGCTGACCTTCTACCGAAGGCCGGACGATCACCCCCGGATATCGGCGCAAGAACTGGCCTATATCCGGCAGGACGCGGCCGACCCGGTGGAGCCGATCGGCTGGAGCCGCCTGCTCACCATTCGCGAAACCTGGGCCTATGCGATCGGCAAATTCTGCATCGACCCGATCTGGTGGTTCTTCCTCTTCTGGCTGCCCGGCTATCTCGGCACCCGCTACGGCCTGGACCTGCTGAGCTTCGGGCCGCCGCTGGTCGCCATCTATCTGCTGTCGGACCTGGGCAGCGTTGCGGGCGGTTGGATGTCGGGGCGGCTGATGAAGGCGGGCAAGAGCGTCAATGCCGCGCGCAAGCTGACCATGCTGCTCTGCGCCTGCGCGGTGCTGCCGGTCTTCTTTGCCCAGTCGATCGACAATCTGTGGCTTGCCGTTCTGGTCATCGGCGTGGCGACCGCGGCGCATCAGGCCTTTTCCGCCAACCTCTACACCCTGCCGTCGGACCTGTTTCCGCGCGGCGCAGTGGGATCGGTCGTCGGCATCGGCGGTACATTGGGCGCGGTCGGCGGCATGGCGATGGCCAAATATGCAGGCTATGTCCTTGACGGCATCGGCAGCTACACGCCGCTCTTCGCCGTGGCGGGCAGCGCCTATTTCATCGCGCTCGCTGCCGTTCACCTCCTGTCGCCGCGGCTTGTGCGCGTCAGCATAGCGTCGACCGAATAA